A window of Methanobacterium formicicum DSM 3637 contains these coding sequences:
- a CDS encoding TIGR03576 family pyridoxal phosphate-dependent enzyme gives MLICSSLDEVKRREAAFRFIATTVNHEGRSSLYDLSGLAGGFPVKKSDLPFLETYSGPAIFELSLQKEGKKHLGGEKVAAFNRTSAAILATILALVKHGEEVLHYLPELPSHPSIPRSAKLQGASYAEFDNIGDFQLSEKTSLVVITGSTMDHQVIPLDDFEKIIQISHKKQIPVLVDDASGARIRTVIYNQPRALDMGADLVVTSTDKLMNGPRAGLMAGKTELINQIKDKSHQFGLEAQPPIVAGIVRALEAFNPQKLLNSMDRRDKLSIMVGNVLSGVKKTPTGFMISASNLKKEIIPHELDGSLSDRECATLMAMVLLKEHHIITIPALGMPGVSTTIRFDLSAADAENLDDTQIVHAIKDSIKRVREMIADEETCLNVLYE, from the coding sequence ATGCTTATATGTTCTTCCTTGGATGAAGTAAAAAGAAGGGAAGCTGCTTTCAGATTCATTGCCACCACAGTAAATCATGAAGGAAGATCCAGTTTATACGACCTTTCAGGCCTAGCCGGAGGATTTCCTGTAAAAAAATCAGACCTCCCCTTCCTGGAAACCTATTCTGGTCCTGCTATTTTTGAATTAAGTCTGCAGAAAGAGGGAAAAAAGCATCTGGGTGGAGAAAAAGTAGCTGCATTCAACCGAACCAGTGCTGCCATACTTGCCACTATCCTGGCCCTGGTAAAACACGGGGAAGAAGTACTACACTACTTACCTGAATTACCTTCACACCCCTCCATTCCTCGCAGTGCGAAACTTCAGGGTGCATCCTATGCTGAATTTGATAATATTGGGGATTTCCAGCTTAGTGAGAAAACATCCCTGGTGGTCATAACCGGATCCACCATGGATCACCAGGTAATTCCTTTAGATGATTTTGAGAAGATAATCCAGATTTCCCACAAGAAACAGATCCCTGTATTGGTTGATGATGCATCAGGAGCACGGATACGTACTGTTATCTACAATCAACCACGAGCACTGGACATGGGGGCAGATCTGGTTGTAACCAGCACGGACAAACTAATGAATGGGCCCAGGGCTGGTTTGATGGCAGGTAAAACCGAGCTTATTAACCAGATAAAAGATAAATCGCACCAATTTGGGCTGGAAGCCCAGCCACCCATTGTTGCAGGGATAGTTAGGGCACTGGAGGCTTTCAATCCCCAGAAACTTTTAAATTCCATGGATAGGAGAGATAAACTCAGTATCATGGTGGGGAACGTGTTGAGTGGAGTGAAGAAAACACCCACTGGATTTATGATTTCTGCATCGAACCTGAAAAAAGAAATCATTCCCCATGAACTTGATGGTTCCCTTTCTGATCGTGAATGTGCAACTTTAATGGCCATGGTACTTTTAAAAGAACATCATATCATTACCATTCCAGCCTTGGGAATGCCTGGAGTTTCCACAACCATCCGTTTTGACCTGTCCGCAGCAGATGCAGAAAACTTGGATGATACCCAGATAGTACATGCCATTAAGGATTCAATAAAACGGGTCAGGGAAATGATAGCCGATGAAGAAACCTGTTTGAATGTGTTATACGAGTAA
- a CDS encoding TIGR00288 family NYN domain-containing protein — protein MRSFEKLTSYIPLRKSESGGSKNIGLLVDGPNMLRKEFSLNLDLVREIIAEYGNMRVGKVLLNQYASDKLIEAIVNQGFTPIVVAGDTDVYMAVEAMELIYNPNIDVVALMTRDADFLPIINKAKENGKETIVIGAEPGFSAALQNSADDAIVLKAESPKKYPKDD, from the coding sequence ATGCGAAGTTTTGAGAAATTAACTTCTTACATCCCACTTAGAAAGTCAGAATCAGGAGGATCTAAAAATATAGGACTCCTGGTAGATGGCCCCAATATGTTGAGGAAGGAATTCAGCCTTAATTTAGATCTTGTAAGGGAGATAATAGCAGAATATGGTAACATGAGGGTGGGTAAAGTTCTTTTGAACCAGTATGCCTCTGATAAACTCATTGAAGCCATAGTAAACCAGGGATTCACACCAATTGTGGTGGCAGGAGACACCGATGTTTACATGGCAGTTGAGGCCATGGAACTGATTTACAATCCTAATATTGATGTAGTAGCCCTTATGACCCGGGACGCTGATTTTTTGCCCATCATCAATAAAGCTAAGGAAAATGGGAAAGAAACCATAGTTATTGGAGCAGAACCTGGATTCAGTGCAGCACTACAAAACTCGGCAGATGATGCCATAGTCCTGAAAGCAGAAAGTCCTAAAAAATATCCCAAGGATGACTGA
- the rpl4p gene encoding 50S ribosomal protein L4, with translation MTKIKVYSLEGKVTGEMELPEIFGEDFRPDLIKRAVLSAQSARIQPWGTDPMAGKRTTAESFGAGRGAAMVPRVKGSRHPAGSKGAFVPQTTGGRKAHPPRTARIIHEKINKKERKLAIRSAIAATTNQELVEARGHRIDNVPQIPFVVDDELCGVKKTSETREIFKNLGIMDDVVRAKNGRKIRAGRGKTRGRKYKTPKGPLLVVGEDKGISLGARNHPGVDVVVVDNLNAELLAPGTHPGRLTVYTKSAIEKLGDLFQN, from the coding sequence ATGACAAAGATCAAGGTTTACTCATTAGAAGGTAAAGTTACTGGCGAGATGGAGCTTCCAGAAATATTCGGTGAAGACTTCCGACCGGACCTCATAAAAAGGGCGGTCCTCTCTGCTCAAAGTGCCCGTATACAGCCCTGGGGAACAGACCCTATGGCAGGTAAACGAACTACCGCTGAATCATTCGGTGCAGGCCGAGGAGCAGCTATGGTCCCACGTGTGAAGGGTTCAAGACACCCCGCAGGTTCCAAGGGAGCTTTCGTGCCCCAAACAACCGGTGGTAGAAAAGCTCACCCACCAAGGACAGCCAGGATCATCCACGAGAAGATCAACAAAAAAGAAAGAAAACTGGCAATACGCTCAGCAATAGCAGCCACCACCAACCAGGAACTGGTTGAAGCAAGGGGTCACCGGATTGACAACGTACCTCAAATACCATTCGTGGTAGATGATGAATTATGCGGTGTCAAAAAGACCAGCGAAACCAGGGAAATTTTCAAAAACCTGGGAATAATGGATGACGTGGTTCGAGCCAAAAACGGTCGTAAAATCCGTGCTGGTAGGGGTAAAACCAGGGGAAGGAAATACAAAACACCCAAAGGACCCTTACTTGTTGTTGGAGAGGACAAAGGAATCAGTCTAGGAGCTAGAAACCACCCCGGAGTAGATGTGGTAGTGGTGGATAACCTCAATGCAGAACTCCTAGCACCAGGAACACACCCCGGCCGACTTACTGTTTACACTAAATCAGCAATAGAAAAACTGGGAGATTTATTCCAGAACTAG
- the rpl3p gene encoding 50S ribosomal protein L3 — MARHHQPRKGSVAFSPRKRAARESPTISSWPEREEPGLLGFPGYKVGMTHVTQLDNTKNSPTEGMEISTPVTVVETPPIVVMGIRAYTRTSRGLKAMTDVLASEFDEDLKRKISVPAEYDSEAQLASLKENLDKVVEIRALIHTKPRMASVPKKKPELMECGIGGNSVEDKLDYAAGVLGKEINPADVFADGEHTDAIAVTKGKGFQGVIKRWGVRIQYGKAARSSKARVVGSIGPWTPARTMWTVPMAGQMGYHQRTEFNKKILKIGEAEQADEVNPKGGFVKYGLVKNNYLLLKGSLPGPSKRLVMLRKASRPHGKHDDAPQISYISTASKQGV; from the coding sequence ATGGCTAGACATCATCAACCTAGAAAAGGATCAGTTGCATTTAGTCCTAGAAAAAGAGCAGCCAGGGAATCACCCACTATAAGCTCCTGGCCCGAAAGGGAAGAGCCAGGTCTTTTAGGGTTCCCAGGTTACAAGGTGGGCATGACCCACGTGACTCAGCTGGATAACACTAAAAACTCACCCACCGAGGGAATGGAAATTTCCACCCCGGTCACTGTAGTGGAAACACCACCAATAGTGGTAATGGGTATCAGGGCTTACACCCGGACCAGTCGTGGTCTTAAAGCCATGACTGATGTTCTTGCATCAGAATTCGATGAAGACCTGAAACGGAAAATATCCGTACCAGCAGAATACGATTCCGAAGCACAACTGGCAAGTCTCAAAGAGAATTTGGATAAAGTTGTTGAAATCCGAGCACTCATACACACCAAACCCAGAATGGCCAGTGTTCCCAAGAAAAAACCAGAACTAATGGAATGTGGAATTGGTGGAAACAGTGTGGAAGACAAACTGGATTACGCTGCCGGTGTACTGGGAAAAGAAATTAACCCTGCCGATGTTTTTGCAGATGGTGAACACACCGATGCAATAGCAGTAACCAAAGGTAAAGGATTCCAGGGAGTTATTAAACGATGGGGTGTCCGTATACAGTACGGAAAAGCTGCCCGAAGTAGTAAAGCTCGTGTAGTAGGTTCCATTGGACCATGGACCCCAGCCAGAACCATGTGGACAGTACCCATGGCTGGTCAGATGGGATACCACCAGCGTACCGAGTTCAATAAGAAAATCCTCAAAATAGGAGAAGCCGAACAGGCAGATGAGGTTAACCCTAAAGGTGGATTCGTGAAGTATGGTCTGGTTAAAAACAACTACTTACTCCTGAAAGGATCATTACCCGGACCATCAAAAAGACTGGTCATGTTAAGAAAAGCATCAAGACCACACGGAAAACACGATGATGCTCCACAAATATCATATATCAGCACAGCCTCCAAGCAGGGAGTCTAG
- the rtcA gene encoding RNA 3'-terminal phosphate cyclase, with amino-acid sequence MIKINGSFGEGGGALLRVSTALSTVTGKEFTISNIRSGRPKPGLMPQHLNSVKALAKLSSAEVTGLELGSTHITFTPGPLKGGKLEIDVKTAGSVTLILQALIIPSLFADQAVEIKIRGGTDVRWAPPFDYLERVTLPVLQSMGIDINLELLQRGYYPRGGGILSARIEPVKRLKPLNLHDLEVDIIRGISYSTLLPSHVAIRQAQSAEKKLKKAGYEVDIEIKSDDDNNALGPGSGLLLWSEVKNKNIPCVGASSLGKPGKKAEIVGIEAAEEILSFLSRGAPLDRYMGDQIIPYLALVGSSSIIGSSSIDGSSSFNGFSSIASSSSFTGSSSVRVSELTQHTLTNIYAAEMFTDKKFQVNGSLGEITTISV; translated from the coding sequence ATGATAAAAATCAATGGATCATTTGGAGAAGGTGGAGGGGCTCTTTTAAGGGTTTCAACTGCTCTTTCTACTGTAACTGGGAAAGAATTTACCATTTCTAATATCCGCAGCGGTCGTCCCAAACCCGGGTTAATGCCCCAGCACTTAAACTCAGTCAAGGCCCTGGCTAAGCTCTCCAGTGCAGAGGTTACTGGATTGGAATTAGGTTCAACCCATATAACTTTCACTCCAGGACCATTAAAAGGGGGAAAACTGGAAATTGATGTTAAAACTGCAGGTAGTGTAACATTGATCCTTCAGGCCTTGATTATTCCCTCCTTATTTGCAGATCAGGCGGTGGAAATTAAGATCAGGGGTGGTACTGATGTTAGATGGGCTCCGCCCTTTGATTATCTGGAACGAGTAACCCTCCCAGTGTTGCAGTCCATGGGCATTGACATAAATCTGGAGTTATTGCAAAGGGGTTATTATCCTCGTGGTGGGGGTATTTTAAGTGCACGGATTGAACCGGTGAAGAGACTGAAACCATTAAATCTCCATGACCTGGAAGTGGATATTATCCGGGGAATATCCTACTCCACCCTGCTCCCTTCCCATGTGGCCATCCGACAGGCCCAATCTGCTGAGAAAAAACTGAAAAAGGCAGGATATGAAGTAGACATTGAGATAAAGTCAGATGATGATAACAATGCGCTTGGTCCTGGTTCTGGATTGTTACTATGGAGTGAGGTTAAAAATAAAAACATACCCTGTGTTGGTGCCAGTTCCCTAGGGAAACCCGGTAAAAAAGCAGAAATCGTAGGAATAGAAGCAGCAGAAGAAATTTTATCATTTTTATCAAGGGGAGCACCCCTGGACCGGTACATGGGTGATCAGATCATACCCTACCTGGCTCTTGTTGGTTCATCTTCTATTATTGGTTCATCCTCCATTGATGGTTCATCATCATTTAATGGTTTTTCATCCATTGCTAGTTCATCATCCTTTACTGGTTCATCATCGGTCCGGGTATCAGAGTTAACCCAGCACACCCTCACCAATATCTACGCTGCTGAAATGTTCACCGATAAAAAGTTCCAGGTAAATGGTAGTTTGGGGGAAATTACCACAATCAGTGTTTGA
- a CDS encoding sensor histidine kinase — MIPVGLIVNELLSNCLKHAFPDDKSGQIDIKFHYNHPKYLLIIEDDGVGFPENIDHKKSKSLGLRLVDILSDQIDGTVELKRDKGTQFCIEFEEKKYVYK, encoded by the coding sequence ATGATCCCGGTGGGACTCATTGTAAATGAACTTCTATCCAACTGCCTGAAACATGCATTTCCTGATGATAAGAGTGGTCAAATAGACATAAAATTCCATTACAATCATCCAAAATATTTATTAATTATCGAAGATGATGGTGTTGGATTTCCGGAAAATATTGACCATAAAAAATCAAAATCACTGGGTTTACGACTGGTGGACATTTTATCAGATCAGATTGATGGAACAGTAGAGCTTAAAAGGGATAAAGGAACACAATTTTGTATAGAGTTTGAAGAAAAAAAGTATGTATACAAGTAG
- a CDS encoding METTL5 family protein has product MITKKRQLEMALQDVPPHPHPDPNLEQYHTPSIIAADVIWNAHACGDVQDLKVVDLGCGTGILALGSAMMGAVEVVGVDVDNDALQVANSEALRLEVQDRCHFLNMDINDFHEMADTVIQNPPFGAQKANRKDGDRRFLEKALEVAPVVYSFHLTKTREFLELMVKALDASITNVFHYNFPLPRIYQFHRDEKREVEVVVLRIEKIE; this is encoded by the coding sequence ATGATAACCAAGAAAAGACAGCTGGAAATGGCACTTCAGGATGTACCTCCCCATCCACATCCTGACCCTAACCTGGAACAGTACCACACACCCTCCATTATTGCCGCTGATGTCATCTGGAATGCACATGCCTGCGGTGATGTCCAGGACCTTAAAGTGGTGGATCTTGGTTGTGGGACTGGAATACTGGCACTGGGCTCGGCAATGATGGGTGCAGTGGAAGTTGTGGGTGTTGATGTAGATAATGATGCACTCCAGGTGGCAAATTCCGAGGCATTAAGGCTCGAAGTTCAGGACAGATGCCATTTTTTGAATATGGATATCAATGATTTCCATGAAATGGCAGATACTGTTATCCAGAACCCACCATTCGGGGCACAGAAAGCCAACCGTAAGGATGGTGATCGCAGGTTCCTTGAAAAAGCACTGGAAGTAGCTCCGGTGGTTTACTCCTTCCACCTGACCAAGACCAGAGAGTTTCTAGAGCTGATGGTGAAGGCACTTGATGCCAGTATCACCAATGTTTTTCACTATAATTTCCCCCTGCCACGCATCTATCAATTTCACCGGGATGAGAAAAGGGAAGTGGAAGTTGTTGTTTTGAGGATAGAGAAAATAGAATAA
- a CDS encoding biotin--[acetyl-CoA-carboxylase] ligase has product MPQKQILKKFRTQKDEYVSRDQLTSDAGISDTQLKDEILSLKKEGYIIDSSPELGYRLIKTPNRLLPYEIQLDLTTNFIGQEIHHYSEVDSTNEVAKELAEKGAPEGTIIIAESQRSGKGRRGKKWLSPSGGVWMTIILRPDIPLSQAPLLTLVTGVAVAETLAQDCNLDVGIKWPNDILIGEKKVCGILTEASARGKELEYVVVGVGIDLNVDVEAFPPKLREGATSLKRELDKEIPGVKLVQDFMVNFENLYNEFTQGQLTEILNQWRRLSKTIGSYVEVHQKGRTVRGEAVGISKEGILILEMDDGSLQKVISGECIHYKGKL; this is encoded by the coding sequence ATGCCCCAAAAACAGATTTTAAAAAAATTCCGTACACAAAAGGATGAATATGTATCCCGTGACCAATTAACATCAGATGCAGGTATATCCGATACCCAGCTGAAAGATGAAATACTATCACTAAAAAAAGAGGGTTACATAATTGATTCATCCCCTGAACTTGGTTATCGTCTCATCAAAACACCTAACCGGCTCTTACCTTACGAAATACAACTAGACCTGACCACCAACTTCATTGGACAGGAAATTCATCACTACTCCGAAGTGGATTCCACCAACGAAGTTGCCAAAGAACTGGCCGAGAAAGGTGCACCCGAAGGAACCATTATCATAGCTGAAAGCCAGCGCAGTGGTAAAGGTAGAAGGGGTAAAAAATGGTTATCACCCTCAGGTGGGGTTTGGATGACCATAATACTCAGACCAGACATTCCCTTATCTCAGGCACCTTTATTAACCCTGGTAACTGGAGTGGCAGTTGCCGAAACACTGGCACAGGATTGTAATCTGGATGTGGGCATAAAATGGCCCAACGATATATTAATCGGCGAAAAAAAGGTCTGTGGAATACTAACTGAAGCCAGTGCCCGTGGCAAAGAACTGGAATACGTAGTGGTTGGTGTTGGAATTGATCTCAATGTCGATGTGGAAGCTTTCCCCCCAAAACTGCGAGAAGGTGCAACATCCCTCAAAAGAGAGCTGGATAAGGAAATTCCTGGAGTAAAACTGGTGCAGGATTTCATGGTGAACTTTGAAAACCTTTACAATGAGTTTACACAGGGCCAATTAACAGAAATTCTTAACCAGTGGCGAAGGCTTTCCAAAACCATTGGATCGTATGTGGAAGTTCACCAGAAAGGCAGAACAGTTCGAGGAGAAGCAGTAGGTATAAGCAAAGAAGGAATTCTTATCCTGGAAATGGACGATGGTAGCTTGCAAAAAGTCATATCCGGAGAATGCATACACTATAAAGGTAAATTATAA
- a CDS encoding PIG-L deacetylase family protein has product MDLKYKLILLLVLIVSLTTMAFSYSQLPFYPPDFPAGPSMNSGDRVMIVAPHPDDEAICNGGVIRYAVENHIPVKVVVMTDGNDTKTSPLTRHNETINGTKTLGLSEDNVTFLGYKDGSLRNLLNDNWDYSNPFTASDGSKQVTYQYAFQENATYCGANVAGNLETIITDFKPTIIIYPSGDDEQFDHQATSGFLEYVTQETGYNGTKYTYLLHLPPNWPSPRSYYPEYYLVPPKQMVGVENGPEWFVFNLTTLEQRFKEQSFQEYKTQIVPSSYLRSFLRENELFAKYPALNVSKSTDNSSISDFAAGSVNLTDLFYDAAGDGKYQGKEKSMDIISVGMKVNDNSVNGNSWVSIKTVGEPSSSAVYDVRMNIFNTGGTERVNISVHNGTAQIQQDVNGNTTMKNIPLIVKNNTLIMGIPSDLFKNNPNFIISVDAIKSGAIIDQTPWRVVKIS; this is encoded by the coding sequence ATGGATCTAAAATATAAATTAATTCTGTTATTAGTTTTGATAGTTTCTTTAACTACAATGGCGTTTTCATACTCACAACTCCCATTTTATCCTCCAGATTTTCCTGCAGGACCTTCGATGAACTCAGGAGACCGGGTGATGATTGTGGCACCTCACCCTGATGATGAGGCCATCTGCAATGGAGGGGTAATTCGTTACGCAGTGGAGAACCATATACCAGTTAAGGTGGTGGTGATGACTGATGGTAATGACACCAAAACTTCACCACTTACCAGACATAATGAAACAATCAACGGGACAAAAACACTGGGCCTGAGTGAAGATAACGTTACATTCCTAGGTTACAAAGATGGAAGTTTGAGAAATCTTCTAAATGATAACTGGGATTACAGTAATCCTTTCACTGCTTCGGATGGTTCCAAACAGGTAACTTATCAATATGCATTCCAGGAAAATGCCACTTACTGCGGTGCTAACGTGGCTGGGAATCTGGAGACAATAATCACAGATTTTAAACCCACAATTATCATTTATCCCAGTGGAGATGATGAACAGTTTGATCACCAGGCCACCAGTGGTTTTCTAGAGTACGTCACCCAGGAAACAGGGTACAATGGAACTAAATACACCTACCTGTTACATTTACCACCTAACTGGCCCAGTCCCAGGAGTTATTATCCAGAATATTATCTGGTCCCACCGAAACAGATGGTGGGAGTTGAAAATGGTCCAGAATGGTTTGTGTTTAACCTCACCACATTAGAACAACGTTTTAAAGAGCAATCATTCCAGGAATATAAGACCCAAATTGTCCCTTCATCATACCTTCGGTCCTTCCTGCGTGAAAATGAATTATTCGCGAAGTATCCTGCATTGAATGTATCAAAGTCCACGGATAATTCATCAATTAGTGATTTTGCTGCTGGTTCTGTAAATTTAACCGACCTATTTTATGATGCAGCCGGTGATGGGAAATATCAGGGAAAAGAAAAATCAATGGACATAATATCAGTGGGGATGAAAGTTAATGATAATTCTGTTAATGGAAATTCATGGGTATCCATAAAAACAGTGGGTGAACCTTCCTCAAGTGCAGTGTATGATGTTCGTATGAATATTTTTAATACTGGTGGAACTGAAAGGGTGAATATTTCTGTGCACAATGGAACTGCCCAGATACAGCAGGATGTAAATGGCAATACAACCATGAAAAATATTCCATTAATTGTTAAAAACAATACATTAATAATGGGAATACCTTCTGATCTTTTCAAAAACAATCCCAATTTCATTATAAGCGTTGATGCAATTAAATCTGGAGCAATAATTGATCAAACACCCTGGAGAGTTGTAAAGATCAGTTGA
- a CDS encoding acetyl-CoA carboxylase biotin carboxylase subunit, with protein sequence MFEKVLVANRGEIAIRVMRACRELDVKSVAVYSEADKNSLFAKYADESYCIGGPSPADSYLNIPRILEVAEKSGADALHPGYGFLAENSHLGDECARDGIKLIGPSGSVIEAMGSKIESRKLMEKAGVPVIPGNSKGVTDPDEALKIAEAIGYPVIVKASAGGGGIGMRTVYEEDELLRALESTQSVAASAFGDSTVFIEKYVEEPRHIEFQILADEHGNTIHVADRECSIQRRHQKLIEESPSPIMTEELRNKMGQAAVKAASSIGYTNAGTVEFLYSDGEFYFLEMNTRIQVEHPITEVVTGVDLVKEQLKIASGRELCCTQDEIQVRGHAIECRINAEDPLADFAPNPGKITGYRSPGGPGVRVDSGVYMNYTIPPYYDSMISKLIVWGRNRNEAITRMKRALSEYIILGVKTTIPFHKSMMLSPNFWEAKLHTHFVDEYRKEIMDNMEKVIKEDKEKEARLKSTFLPSKRVAAVSAAVSSHITSSMANQKK encoded by the coding sequence ATGTTTGAAAAGGTCCTGGTTGCTAACCGTGGAGAAATTGCCATCAGGGTGATGCGCGCCTGCAGAGAGCTGGACGTGAAGAGTGTAGCAGTGTATTCAGAAGCGGATAAAAACTCACTCTTTGCCAAGTATGCTGATGAATCATACTGTATAGGAGGACCCTCACCGGCAGATAGTTACCTGAATATTCCCCGGATCCTGGAAGTTGCCGAAAAATCAGGGGCAGACGCACTGCACCCCGGATACGGTTTCCTGGCTGAAAACTCCCACCTGGGAGATGAATGTGCCAGGGATGGAATAAAACTCATAGGACCCTCCGGTTCTGTAATTGAAGCAATGGGGAGTAAGATTGAATCCCGTAAACTCATGGAAAAAGCAGGAGTCCCTGTAATACCTGGAAACAGTAAGGGAGTGACTGATCCAGATGAAGCACTTAAGATTGCAGAGGCCATTGGTTACCCGGTAATTGTTAAGGCATCGGCTGGTGGTGGGGGTATAGGCATGCGTACAGTGTACGAAGAAGATGAACTGTTGCGTGCACTGGAATCCACCCAATCTGTGGCAGCATCTGCATTCGGAGATTCCACCGTCTTTATTGAAAAGTACGTGGAGGAACCACGCCATATTGAATTCCAGATCCTGGCAGATGAACACGGAAACACCATCCATGTTGCAGACCGTGAGTGCAGTATACAGCGCAGACACCAGAAACTTATTGAAGAATCACCTTCACCCATTATGACTGAAGAACTCCGAAACAAGATGGGTCAAGCCGCAGTGAAGGCCGCTTCATCAATTGGGTACACCAATGCAGGAACCGTAGAGTTTCTGTACTCAGATGGAGAGTTTTATTTCCTGGAAATGAATACCCGTATCCAGGTAGAACACCCCATAACCGAAGTGGTCACTGGAGTAGATCTGGTTAAAGAACAGCTTAAGATCGCTTCAGGACGGGAGTTATGCTGTACCCAGGATGAGATCCAGGTGAGGGGTCATGCCATTGAGTGCCGGATCAATGCTGAGGATCCACTGGCAGATTTCGCACCCAACCCCGGTAAAATAACTGGTTATCGCTCCCCCGGGGGTCCGGGAGTGCGTGTAGATAGTGGGGTTTACATGAACTACACCATACCACCATACTATGATTCCATGATCTCCAAACTCATTGTCTGGGGACGTAACCGTAATGAAGCTATAACCAGAATGAAACGGGCCCTTTCGGAATACATTATTCTGGGAGTGAAAACCACCATTCCTTTCCATAAATCCATGATGTTAAGCCCTAATTTCTGGGAAGCAAAGTTACACACACACTTTGTGGATGAATACCGTAAGGAAATTATGGACAACATGGAAAAAGTCATCAAGGAAGACAAAGAAAAAGAAGCCCGACTTAAATCAACATTCCTACCATCTAAAAGAGTTGCCGCGGTTTCAGCGGCTGTTTCAAGCCACATCACCAGTTCCATGGCTAACCAAAAGAAATGA
- a CDS encoding putative RNA uridine N3 methyltransferase — MSLNNISIFIPSSFLRETKDLKLKTYKVGLIGRSAALFRVTKIVVYSDTEDSEDQKGVKFISDILTYMNTPQYLRKKVFPITRELRNVGILPPLRTPHHPTGELHQGDFRQGLTLKRTKKGTIVDIGADRDALCKEKLSVNRVLSFRVDKLGKEIIITPDEPQVYWGYDVLSTYKSLDDSIDMLKPRPDLVVGTSRYAEPITSVLNEVREGLRGSKHAAILFGGPYSGLHELMGNPGDVLDLEVNTIPNQGTKTVRTEEAVLATLSVFNMLMD; from the coding sequence ATGTCACTTAACAACATTTCAATTTTCATACCTTCTTCTTTTCTAAGGGAAACAAAAGATTTAAAACTAAAGACATACAAAGTAGGGTTGATTGGCAGATCAGCCGCCCTGTTTCGGGTTACAAAAATCGTTGTTTACAGCGATACTGAAGACTCGGAAGACCAGAAAGGGGTAAAGTTTATTAGTGATATCCTCACTTATATGAATACCCCACAGTACCTTCGAAAAAAGGTATTTCCTATAACCAGGGAGTTGCGGAACGTAGGAATACTTCCTCCGCTTAGAACTCCACATCACCCCACTGGAGAACTCCACCAGGGTGATTTTAGACAGGGACTTACATTAAAAAGGACCAAGAAAGGCACTATTGTTGATATTGGTGCCGACCGGGATGCACTGTGCAAAGAAAAGCTCAGTGTAAATCGGGTATTAAGCTTTAGGGTAGATAAGTTAGGAAAGGAAATTATAATCACTCCTGATGAACCTCAAGTTTATTGGGGGTACGATGTACTGTCTACTTATAAGAGTTTAGATGACAGCATAGATATGTTAAAACCACGACCTGATCTGGTTGTGGGCACATCGCGCTATGCTGAACCCATCACTTCTGTTTTAAACGAAGTAAGAGAGGGGTTAAGGGGCTCCAAACACGCAGCTATTTTGTTTGGTGGTCCGTATTCGGGCTTACACGAATTAATGGGCAACCCCGGGGACGTACTGGACCTGGAGGTTAACACCATCCCTAATCAAGGGACTAAGACTGTAAGAACTGAAGAGGCAGTTTTAGCTACTTTATCAGTATTTAATATGCTAATGGATTAG